The following are encoded together in the Kribbella voronezhensis genome:
- a CDS encoding alpha/beta fold hydrolase, producing the protein MSETTPTVVLVHGAFADASAWNGVISELKSRGIPALALANELRGPGLDGSRIAAQVREIDGPVVLVGHSYGGAVITTAANQADNVTGLVFVAAFSPDEGESLQDLLGSFPANDFASGLVPHMLPTGDGGEEPWLSIDIDAYPKLFAADVADNEIGARTQRPIAAAAFEEKAGPASWKRLPSFTLVATGDQAIHPDGQRKMAARSNSTTIEVDGSHAVAVSQPAAVAAFIATAVEKTGANS; encoded by the coding sequence ATGAGTGAGACCACCCCCACCGTCGTCCTGGTGCACGGCGCGTTCGCCGACGCGTCGGCTTGGAACGGCGTGATCAGCGAACTGAAGAGCCGCGGCATCCCCGCCCTCGCCCTGGCCAACGAACTGCGTGGCCCCGGCCTCGACGGCAGCCGGATCGCCGCCCAGGTCCGCGAGATCGACGGCCCGGTCGTCCTGGTCGGCCACTCCTACGGCGGCGCCGTGATCACCACCGCCGCGAACCAGGCGGACAACGTCACCGGGCTGGTCTTCGTGGCGGCCTTCTCGCCCGACGAGGGCGAGAGCCTGCAGGACCTGCTCGGCTCGTTCCCGGCGAACGACTTCGCCTCCGGCCTGGTGCCGCACATGCTGCCGACCGGCGACGGTGGCGAGGAGCCGTGGCTGAGCATCGACATCGACGCCTACCCGAAGCTGTTCGCGGCCGACGTCGCCGACAACGAGATCGGCGCCCGCACCCAGCGCCCGATCGCGGCCGCCGCGTTCGAGGAGAAGGCCGGCCCGGCCAGCTGGAAGCGACTGCCGTCCTTCACCTTGGTCGCCACCGGTGACCAGGCCATCCACCCCGACGGCCAGCGCAAGATGGCCGCCCGCAGCAACTCGACCACGATCGAGGTCGACGGCTCGCACGCCGTGGCCGTCTCCCAGCCCGCCGCCGTCGCCGCCTTCATCGCCACCGCAGTTGAGAAGACCGGAGCCAACTC
- a CDS encoding ATP-binding protein gives MDPLRGRSAELGRLLDALRTAKDGKASLAVVTGEPGIGKSALLRAAVEQAERQGVLVATAAAHQTDDISPLASLAPALRAGPEPLISTEQFLELAALNGQPLWLAERLADLINRRLQGVVALVVLDDAQWSDPLTSFVLRVVIARLSECKVMWLLATRPTPGGMTDQLIDAVRDQVPVHSIQLAPLSTDAVLELAADRLNAPVDPSLSVRLGGVQGVPFLAEQLIAGLYLTDEGLPDGLVEGVRRRTASTSELCRDLLRTAAVFGSEFRLEDVAELMRESIAKLAGALDEAIRAGLLADGGATVSFRHELLRTAVLAEVPPSAQRALHRAIANQLLATGRGPAAAAPHLLATAAPGDVEAIGTLRKAAQELLATMSTTAIKVIQQTFELTPADHPLRSEVGEDVVEILLRGGRYDAAKAFADDLLSGSVLLQGPVSADLRASVRLRLAPQQWATGQLDRAELAIEGAAPHLADRLTAYRVLAGVEHPFQTDDPVARSVQLLAAGAAAQADGRYGVARDHYAQARATATAEVGSPPVLRIELAELFCRAQVDDLDGALKRLGELLTAGDSWLAPQLSVLRARLELAAGNLLDAADAATTALRWMSELNDHSAEPVARQILALVALFRGHLSEAREQAGADDGIRALLAIADGDTSAAARLLAVPLDFPERTEVLVQAAVTDPGSAKAAADLLAEQADATPAPGFRGAAQVVAAYNEDDRAGLAKAIELLRETTRPLLLARAEELYGRAELQQGDRATGVATLERALESYTTHGATSAAGRVQAVLQAAGVRRRRWAAVQHRPDTGWEALTPMERRVALLVAEGHTNRSAAEELVLSASTVGTHLRAAFGKLGVNSRVQLTRLVLGRFGSPPNA, from the coding sequence ATGGACCCGCTGCGTGGGCGCTCGGCCGAGCTCGGCCGTCTGCTGGATGCGTTGCGGACAGCGAAGGACGGCAAAGCGTCGCTCGCAGTGGTCACGGGAGAACCGGGTATCGGCAAGTCCGCCCTGCTCCGAGCCGCGGTCGAGCAGGCCGAGCGACAGGGCGTACTGGTCGCTACCGCGGCCGCTCACCAGACGGACGACATCAGCCCGCTCGCGTCTCTCGCCCCGGCCCTCCGCGCCGGCCCTGAGCCGCTGATCAGTACCGAGCAGTTCCTGGAGCTCGCTGCGCTCAACGGCCAGCCGCTGTGGCTCGCAGAGCGGCTGGCCGACCTCATCAACCGCCGCCTGCAAGGTGTGGTGGCGCTGGTCGTCCTGGACGACGCCCAATGGTCCGACCCGCTGACAAGCTTCGTACTGCGGGTCGTCATCGCCAGGTTGTCCGAGTGCAAGGTGATGTGGCTGCTGGCAACCAGGCCCACTCCGGGTGGCATGACCGACCAGCTGATCGACGCCGTACGCGACCAGGTCCCCGTGCACTCGATCCAGCTCGCCCCGCTCAGTACCGACGCCGTTCTGGAACTGGCGGCCGACCGGCTGAACGCCCCGGTGGACCCGAGTCTGTCCGTGCGACTCGGCGGCGTACAAGGCGTTCCCTTCTTGGCAGAGCAGCTCATCGCTGGGCTCTACCTGACCGACGAAGGCCTCCCCGACGGCCTGGTGGAAGGCGTCCGGCGCAGAACGGCCAGTACTTCGGAGCTGTGCCGCGACCTGTTGCGTACGGCGGCCGTCTTCGGCAGCGAGTTCCGGCTGGAAGATGTGGCCGAGCTGATGAGGGAGTCGATCGCCAAGCTGGCAGGCGCTCTGGACGAGGCGATCCGGGCGGGCCTGCTGGCCGACGGCGGCGCCACGGTGTCGTTCCGACACGAGTTGCTGCGTACCGCAGTACTGGCTGAGGTGCCGCCTTCTGCTCAGCGGGCCTTGCACAGGGCGATCGCGAACCAACTACTGGCGACCGGGCGTGGTCCGGCCGCTGCAGCACCGCACCTGCTGGCTACTGCTGCACCGGGTGACGTAGAGGCGATCGGCACGCTGCGGAAGGCAGCGCAGGAGCTACTGGCCACGATGTCGACCACAGCCATCAAGGTGATCCAGCAGACGTTCGAGCTCACTCCGGCGGATCACCCACTGCGCAGTGAGGTCGGCGAGGATGTCGTCGAGATCCTGCTGCGCGGCGGCCGGTACGACGCTGCCAAGGCCTTCGCCGATGACCTACTGAGCGGTTCCGTGCTGCTCCAAGGCCCTGTGTCAGCTGACCTCAGAGCCTCGGTCCGGCTCCGGCTGGCTCCCCAGCAATGGGCCACCGGCCAGCTGGACCGGGCTGAGCTCGCCATCGAGGGCGCTGCCCCGCACCTGGCCGATCGCCTCACGGCGTACCGCGTCCTGGCCGGCGTCGAGCATCCCTTCCAGACGGACGATCCAGTAGCCCGCTCAGTACAGCTCCTGGCAGCAGGTGCGGCAGCCCAGGCCGACGGCCGGTACGGCGTGGCGCGCGACCACTACGCGCAAGCCCGGGCGACCGCGACGGCCGAGGTCGGCAGTCCGCCCGTACTGCGAATCGAGCTGGCCGAGTTGTTCTGCCGGGCCCAGGTCGACGATCTCGACGGCGCGCTCAAGCGGCTGGGCGAGTTGCTGACCGCAGGCGACTCCTGGCTGGCGCCGCAGCTGTCGGTACTCCGTGCGCGACTCGAACTTGCCGCAGGCAACCTTCTCGACGCAGCCGACGCGGCCACGACCGCGCTGCGCTGGATGTCGGAGCTGAACGATCACTCGGCCGAGCCGGTCGCCCGGCAGATCCTTGCGTTGGTAGCGCTTTTCAGGGGCCACCTGTCCGAGGCCCGAGAGCAGGCCGGCGCCGACGACGGAATCCGGGCGCTGCTGGCGATCGCGGACGGCGACACGAGCGCAGCGGCCCGCCTACTCGCAGTACCGCTGGACTTTCCGGAGCGTACGGAGGTCCTGGTGCAGGCTGCCGTCACAGACCCCGGCAGTGCGAAGGCGGCGGCGGATCTGCTTGCCGAGCAGGCCGACGCCACTCCCGCGCCGGGTTTCCGTGGCGCTGCGCAAGTGGTTGCCGCGTACAACGAAGACGACCGGGCTGGCCTCGCAAAGGCGATAGAACTCCTACGGGAGACCACCAGGCCGTTGCTGTTGGCAAGGGCCGAGGAACTGTACGGACGGGCCGAGCTGCAACAGGGCGACCGTGCGACCGGTGTAGCCACGCTGGAGCGAGCACTGGAGTCCTACACGACTCATGGGGCGACCAGTGCGGCCGGCCGCGTCCAGGCTGTGCTGCAGGCAGCCGGGGTGCGCCGACGCCGGTGGGCCGCAGTACAGCATCGGCCTGATACCGGCTGGGAGGCGCTCACGCCGATGGAGCGCCGGGTGGCCCTGCTGGTGGCGGAGGGGCATACGAACCGGTCGGCGGCCGAGGAGCTCGTGCTGTCCGCGAGTACGGTCGGCACGCATCTGCGGGCCGCGTTCGGCAAGCTGGGGGTCAATTCGCGGGTCCAGCTCACCCGGCTGGTGCTGGGGCGGTTCGGGTCTCCCCCAAACGCATGA
- a CDS encoding ArgE/DapE family deacylase, which produces MTSEIEQAVLAAVDDERIVDELRTLIRIPSVDGTAAEVDVQTWCADRLRDLGLTVDHWEIDLPSITADADFPGMEVERSEAWGCVGTLGGDGATTPGLILNGHTDVVPTGDASLWPDGDPFSARISDGIMWGRGTCDMKAGVAAIFGAVAAIAATGVSLKKPLAVHTVVGEEDGGVGAFATLKRGHTGEACLIAEPTAGGVIPANAGSLTFRLELTGLATHGSTRTRGVSAIEKFEPIHRALQALEAERNRDPHPLLKHLDLANPLSVGTVHAGDWASTVPDLLVAEGRYGVRLGEPVAEARLAFEEAIAEACAKDAWLRDHPVQVSWPGGVFASGLLPEGDPLLDDILRAATDSGADETPDVMGGPYGSDLRQYTGAGIPTLQYGPGDVRYAHAVDEHVALADVLHCARAYALLALRRCT; this is translated from the coding sequence ATGACCTCCGAGATCGAACAGGCCGTGCTGGCCGCCGTCGACGACGAGCGGATCGTCGACGAGCTGCGAACCTTGATCCGCATTCCCAGCGTCGACGGCACCGCGGCCGAGGTCGACGTCCAGACCTGGTGTGCGGACCGGCTGCGAGACCTGGGGCTGACGGTCGACCACTGGGAGATCGACCTGCCGTCGATCACCGCGGACGCCGACTTCCCCGGCATGGAGGTCGAGCGATCCGAGGCGTGGGGCTGCGTGGGCACACTCGGCGGCGACGGCGCGACCACACCGGGTCTGATCCTGAACGGTCACACGGACGTGGTCCCGACCGGTGACGCGAGCCTGTGGCCGGACGGTGATCCGTTCTCGGCGCGCATCAGCGACGGCATCATGTGGGGCCGCGGGACCTGTGACATGAAGGCAGGCGTCGCCGCCATCTTCGGAGCCGTCGCCGCGATCGCTGCCACCGGCGTCTCCCTGAAGAAGCCGCTGGCCGTGCACACGGTGGTGGGCGAGGAGGACGGCGGCGTCGGCGCGTTCGCCACGTTGAAGCGTGGTCACACCGGCGAGGCCTGCCTGATCGCGGAGCCGACCGCCGGCGGCGTGATCCCGGCGAACGCGGGCTCGCTGACCTTCCGGCTGGAACTCACCGGCCTGGCGACGCACGGCTCGACCAGGACCCGAGGCGTCAGCGCGATCGAGAAGTTCGAGCCGATCCACCGCGCGCTGCAGGCGCTGGAGGCCGAGCGCAACCGCGATCCGCATCCCCTGCTGAAGCACCTCGACCTGGCGAACCCGTTGTCGGTCGGCACTGTCCACGCCGGCGACTGGGCCAGCACCGTGCCCGATCTGCTCGTGGCGGAGGGCCGGTACGGCGTACGGCTGGGTGAGCCGGTCGCCGAGGCGCGGCTGGCGTTCGAAGAAGCCATCGCCGAGGCCTGCGCCAAGGACGCGTGGTTGCGCGATCACCCGGTCCAGGTCAGCTGGCCAGGTGGGGTGTTCGCGTCCGGCCTGCTGCCGGAGGGCGACCCGCTGCTCGACGACATCTTGCGAGCGGCAACTGATTCCGGAGCCGACGAGACGCCCGACGTGATGGGCGGCCCGTACGGGTCGGACCTCCGCCAGTACACGGGCGCAGGCATCCCCACACTCCAGTACGGCCCAGGTGACGTCCGCTACGCCCACGCGGTCGATGAGCACGTCGCGCTCGCCGACGTCCTCCACTGCGCTCGCGCCTACGCACTTCTTGCCCTCCGACGCTGTACCTGA
- a CDS encoding COG1470 family protein has translation MSPRRVFPALRSASAATKLFLVGLLLLLTAAGVAYGAQPAKPGLTLGISPASQSITRGTAATYTVAMTSTGGFTGKVTLTATGLPSGASAAFSPSSVTLTSGSTGTATLTVSTTSSTPIASSTITIKGTSGSVSGTVSAGLTVNAPLSSALSMSATPASVTMAPGSTAVFTIQLTRTNFPGSVTFAVLGGLPSGATAAFTPNPTTGNSSSLQITTPATAADGSFTLYLVGSGKDPGGTTRYAYASVGLVIAKAGNPFTISGNLSGALAPGLSRPLDLTLANPNKKPLSVTNLTVTVKTVTRTAYAIAHNQPCTTADYAVTQYSGSYPLTVPGNGSASLSSLGVSTSARPKVSMLNTALNQDGCKGATLTLAYSGSGQGS, from the coding sequence ATGTCGCCCAGGCGAGTGTTTCCCGCCCTACGGTCCGCAAGCGCCGCCACGAAACTCTTCCTGGTCGGGCTGCTGTTGCTGCTGACCGCGGCCGGTGTCGCGTACGGCGCCCAGCCGGCCAAACCGGGCCTCACCCTCGGAATCTCACCCGCCAGCCAGTCCATCACCCGCGGCACGGCCGCCACCTACACCGTGGCAATGACGTCGACCGGCGGGTTCACCGGCAAAGTGACGCTGACCGCTACCGGGTTGCCCAGCGGAGCTTCGGCAGCCTTCAGCCCGTCTTCGGTCACGTTGACCTCCGGCAGCACCGGAACTGCGACCCTGACCGTCAGCACGACGTCGAGTACGCCGATCGCGTCCAGCACGATCACGATCAAGGGCACCAGCGGCAGCGTGAGCGGTACGGTCTCCGCCGGCCTGACTGTCAATGCGCCCCTGTCGAGCGCCTTGTCGATGAGCGCGACGCCGGCCTCGGTCACCATGGCGCCGGGTTCCACGGCTGTGTTCACGATCCAGCTGACTCGCACGAACTTCCCCGGCTCGGTGACGTTCGCAGTACTGGGCGGCCTGCCCTCCGGGGCGACGGCGGCCTTCACGCCGAACCCGACGACCGGGAACTCTTCATCACTGCAGATCACCACGCCCGCGACGGCGGCCGACGGCAGCTTCACCTTGTACCTGGTGGGCTCCGGTAAGGACCCGGGCGGCACCACGCGGTACGCCTATGCGAGCGTCGGTTTGGTCATCGCCAAGGCCGGCAACCCGTTCACCATCTCGGGGAACCTGTCTGGCGCACTGGCGCCCGGCCTGTCCCGCCCGCTGGATCTCACGCTCGCCAACCCGAACAAGAAGCCGCTGTCCGTCACCAACCTGACTGTGACGGTGAAGACGGTGACGCGGACGGCGTACGCGATCGCTCACAACCAGCCGTGTACGACGGCGGACTACGCGGTCACGCAGTACAGCGGCTCTTATCCGCTCACTGTCCCAGGCAACGGCAGTGCATCACTGTCCAGCCTAGGTGTCAGCACCTCTGCCCGACCGAAGGTGTCCATGCTCAACACCGCACTGAACCAGGACGGCTGCAAGGGCGCCACTCTGACGCTCGCCTACTCCGGCTCAGGACAGGGGAGCTGA
- a CDS encoding Ig-like domain-containing protein, giving the protein MIRRRLLLLLATTVALLTAAGVALAFWTTSGTGAGSAMTGTLAPPTNVTAVATPGSGTVPVSWSASSQATGYYVLRIRNSDSSSTAACGTSAAQPTTAISCDDLAVADGIYHYVVIAVRGSWTATSASSNDVTVNNTRPAVTVNQAAGQTDPTKTAPINFTAVFTTPVTDFTSADVTLTAGTATVTGSGTTYNIAVSGLTSSGSVTASIAANTVHDAAGAGNTASTSTDNTVTYDVTPPTAPAPGATATTVFGTNPLYVNNEPVILTDAATDAHSAVASVTYYYCPGSTGTCTTGTSIGTSTTAAGNFAFNTNAPLVGTDGPYRVVAVATDTAGNTSAPSAATPISVDTTPPTVTRPTVNGHS; this is encoded by the coding sequence ATGATCCGCAGACGCTTGCTCCTCCTGCTCGCCACCACCGTCGCCCTGCTGACGGCGGCCGGCGTCGCCCTCGCCTTCTGGACCACGAGTGGCACCGGCGCAGGCAGCGCAATGACAGGCACCCTGGCACCACCGACAAACGTCACCGCCGTAGCAACACCGGGCAGTGGCACGGTCCCCGTCAGTTGGAGCGCATCCAGCCAGGCGACCGGCTACTACGTCCTCCGCATCCGCAACAGCGACAGCTCATCCACCGCGGCCTGCGGCACTTCTGCTGCACAACCGACGACTGCCATCTCTTGTGACGACCTCGCTGTGGCCGACGGCATCTACCACTACGTCGTCATCGCAGTACGAGGCAGCTGGACGGCCACCAGCGCATCGAGCAACGACGTAACCGTCAACAACACCAGGCCCGCAGTCACGGTCAACCAAGCAGCCGGCCAAACCGACCCGACCAAGACCGCCCCCATCAACTTCACCGCCGTCTTCACCACCCCAGTCACCGACTTCACCAGCGCCGACGTCACCCTGACTGCCGGCACCGCGACCGTCACCGGAAGCGGTACGACGTACAACATCGCAGTAAGCGGGCTGACCAGCAGCGGGAGTGTCACCGCGTCGATCGCCGCCAACACCGTGCACGACGCAGCAGGCGCAGGCAACACCGCGTCAACCAGCACAGACAACACAGTCACGTACGACGTAACACCACCCACCGCCCCCGCGCCGGGCGCCACTGCAACCACCGTCTTCGGCACCAACCCGCTCTACGTCAACAACGAACCAGTAATCCTCACCGATGCGGCAACGGATGCGCACTCGGCGGTCGCCTCAGTCACCTACTACTACTGCCCGGGCTCCACCGGCACCTGCACGACCGGAACGTCGATCGGAACCTCGACAACCGCGGCCGGCAACTTCGCATTCAACACCAACGCACCTCTCGTCGGTACAGACGGCCCGTACCGAGTAGTCGCAGTAGCCACCGACACCGCAGGCAACACCAGCGCACCGAGCGCGGCAACGCCCATCTCCGTAGACACCACCCCACCCACCGTCACCCGCCCGACTGTGAACGGACACTCCTGA
- the aspS gene encoding aspartate--tRNA(Asn) ligase: MRILNHEIPSAVGQTVTVAGWVHRRRRLATVGFLILRDRSGLSQIVVKAPETQAQLDELGEETVVQVTGTVAANPQAPGGAEIVDPTITPLSEPAYTPPIELWRPTVGAGLPVVLDNAPVALRHPAIRAGWEIAAAALHGFRSTLDSLEFTEIQTPKIVGTATESGANVFALDYFGGPAYLAQSPQFYKQTMVGVFERVYEVGPVFRAEPHDTVRHLAEYVSLDAEFGFISDHREVLAVLRNVIAGMLASVGTRAAAALERLEVELPEIPAEVPVLHFSEALKLAGADPDEPDLSPADERAIGEWALKEHGSAFVAVEGYPMVKRPFYTHPQPSDPRWSNSFDLLFRGVELVTGGQRLHRYSDYAAALAARGESPDAPAYESYLQAFKHGMPPHGGFAIGLERFVSRLTAAENIRQVTLFPRDLHRLTP, from the coding sequence ATGCGCATTCTCAACCACGAGATCCCCTCAGCAGTAGGCCAGACCGTCACGGTGGCCGGCTGGGTGCACCGAAGACGACGGCTGGCGACAGTCGGGTTCCTGATCCTGCGCGACCGGTCCGGCCTGAGCCAGATCGTCGTCAAAGCGCCGGAAACCCAGGCCCAGCTGGACGAATTGGGCGAGGAGACCGTCGTACAGGTGACCGGAACGGTGGCCGCCAACCCACAAGCGCCTGGCGGGGCGGAGATCGTCGACCCCACCATCACGCCGCTGAGCGAACCGGCGTACACGCCGCCCATCGAGCTCTGGCGACCGACGGTCGGCGCGGGACTCCCCGTCGTACTGGACAACGCGCCCGTCGCCCTGCGGCACCCGGCGATCCGGGCCGGGTGGGAGATCGCGGCAGCGGCGTTGCACGGCTTCAGGAGCACGCTGGACAGTCTGGAGTTCACCGAGATCCAGACGCCGAAGATCGTCGGTACGGCGACCGAGTCCGGCGCGAACGTCTTCGCGCTCGACTACTTCGGCGGCCCGGCGTACCTGGCCCAGTCGCCGCAGTTCTACAAGCAGACGATGGTCGGCGTGTTCGAGCGCGTCTACGAGGTCGGCCCGGTCTTCCGCGCCGAGCCGCACGACACGGTCCGGCACCTGGCCGAGTACGTCTCGCTCGACGCCGAGTTCGGCTTCATCTCCGACCACCGAGAGGTCCTGGCCGTACTGCGGAACGTCATCGCCGGGATGCTCGCATCGGTGGGGACCCGCGCGGCGGCTGCGCTCGAACGACTCGAGGTCGAGCTGCCCGAGATCCCGGCCGAAGTACCGGTACTGCACTTCAGCGAAGCGCTGAAGCTCGCCGGGGCGGACCCGGACGAACCGGACCTGTCACCGGCCGACGAGCGGGCGATCGGCGAGTGGGCGTTGAAGGAACACGGCAGCGCCTTCGTCGCGGTCGAGGGGTACCCGATGGTGAAGCGGCCGTTCTACACCCATCCGCAGCCGTCGGACCCACGCTGGTCCAACTCGTTCGACCTGCTGTTCCGCGGCGTCGAACTGGTCACCGGCGGCCAACGCCTCCACCGCTACAGCGACTACGCGGCCGCCCTGGCAGCACGCGGCGAGTCCCCCGACGCACCGGCGTACGAGTCCTACCTCCAGGCCTTCAAACACGGCATGCCCCCACACGGCGGCTTCGCCATCGGCCTGGAACGCTTCGTATCCCGCCTAACCGCCGCCGAAAACATCCGCCAAGTAACCCTGTTCCCCCGAGACCTCCACCGTTTGACGCCGTAA
- a CDS encoding sigma-70 family RNA polymerase sigma factor — translation MEAPDAPSDAELISRVRAGDLEAYGELFGRHHHAAVRMARQLVPAGDADDLASDAFAKVLDALRGGGGPDLSFRAYLLTTVRRVHVDRIRAGRKVQSTDDIASYERDPEGFEDPTVTGFESGAAAKAFASLPERWQAVLWHTEVEGEKPAAIAPLLGLTANGVSALAYRAREGLRQAYLQQHLADVAGDRCRWTTERLGAYVRGGLTKRENHNVREHLDDCAKCTAVYLELVEVNSALPALLAPALLGTAGIGYLAAVGTGANVGLVGFVVTGWRKVTENSTRTAVAGGAVVVVAVVAVLAAIALTGKETPPAAISKPPASKATQQPPVNPPTVKPPTVKPPTVKPPSVQPTQPEPTQTSTTPPPVTPKPTPPEPTTPIFDEGLLTISAPKSGGGVASIYGPAARAETTVASGSAWLITIKVPATNAKPVTIKVKYGAALHWPITGTPAGWTCTKAADGKSGACTAANPASPEMLPITFADPTGGSAVDRTFTISAKAGRLYDDDSETLVAPPRTDENLLKLSPGKADADVHYRVLTVAPGTDRAQVTLKITYGASLSWPIAANPAGWKCNQTTKTCTALTPTRPAPLYAAFPVPQDSSAAARTYSVSATAGLVSDTDSETLAPTQLDESLLRIVTPDPRQDPNPFVYNRFLVIQGATGRVTLEIAWGRKLSFLSNVDPGWTCSRSTDIRRATCWTDHYTRPFNSEWAAWPGSGTANQLTVTASTVGRHDTDTIPIPPSSSHR, via the coding sequence ATGGAAGCGCCGGATGCACCGAGCGATGCGGAGCTGATCTCCCGCGTCCGGGCCGGCGATCTCGAGGCGTACGGCGAGCTCTTCGGCAGGCATCACCACGCCGCCGTGCGGATGGCCCGCCAACTGGTCCCCGCGGGAGACGCGGACGACCTGGCCAGTGACGCGTTCGCCAAAGTGCTCGACGCGCTGCGTGGCGGTGGTGGGCCCGACCTGTCGTTCCGGGCGTATCTGCTCACCACGGTCCGCCGGGTGCACGTGGACCGGATCAGGGCCGGCCGGAAGGTCCAGAGCACCGACGACATCGCGTCGTACGAGCGGGACCCGGAAGGCTTCGAGGATCCGACTGTCACCGGGTTCGAGAGTGGCGCGGCCGCGAAGGCGTTCGCGAGCCTGCCCGAGCGGTGGCAGGCCGTGCTCTGGCACACCGAGGTGGAGGGCGAGAAGCCCGCTGCCATCGCTCCCCTGCTCGGCCTGACCGCCAACGGCGTGTCCGCGCTCGCCTACCGGGCCCGCGAAGGCCTGCGCCAGGCGTACCTGCAACAGCACCTCGCCGACGTCGCCGGAGATCGTTGCCGCTGGACCACCGAACGCCTCGGTGCCTACGTGCGCGGCGGCCTGACCAAGCGCGAGAACCACAACGTCCGCGAGCACCTGGACGACTGCGCCAAGTGCACCGCCGTCTACCTCGAGCTCGTCGAGGTCAACAGCGCGCTGCCCGCACTGCTCGCTCCGGCCCTGCTGGGCACCGCCGGCATCGGCTACCTCGCCGCTGTGGGTACGGGCGCCAACGTCGGCCTGGTCGGCTTCGTCGTCACCGGCTGGCGCAAGGTCACCGAGAACAGCACCCGTACGGCGGTCGCCGGCGGCGCGGTCGTCGTGGTGGCAGTGGTCGCTGTGCTCGCGGCGATCGCGCTCACCGGCAAGGAGACTCCACCGGCCGCGATCAGCAAACCGCCGGCGTCCAAGGCGACCCAGCAACCACCGGTCAATCCCCCTACCGTGAAGCCGCCGACGGTGAAGCCGCCCACGGTCAAGCCGCCGTCGGTCCAGCCGACCCAGCCGGAGCCGACCCAGACCAGTACGACGCCACCTCCGGTCACGCCCAAGCCGACGCCGCCGGAGCCGACGACGCCGATCTTCGACGAGGGGCTGCTGACGATCAGCGCACCGAAGTCGGGCGGTGGCGTCGCGAGTATCTACGGTCCCGCTGCGCGCGCCGAGACGACGGTGGCTTCAGGTAGCGCCTGGCTGATCACCATCAAGGTGCCTGCGACGAACGCCAAGCCGGTGACCATCAAGGTCAAGTACGGCGCCGCACTGCACTGGCCGATCACCGGTACGCCGGCCGGCTGGACCTGCACGAAGGCCGCCGACGGCAAGAGCGGAGCCTGCACGGCGGCGAACCCGGCCTCGCCGGAGATGCTGCCGATCACCTTCGCGGACCCGACCGGCGGATCGGCGGTCGACCGCACCTTCACCATCTCGGCCAAGGCCGGCCGGCTCTACGACGACGACTCCGAGACGCTCGTCGCGCCGCCGCGCACGGACGAGAACCTGCTCAAGCTCAGCCCCGGCAAGGCCGACGCCGATGTGCACTACCGCGTCCTCACCGTTGCCCCTGGCACCGATCGCGCCCAGGTGACACTGAAGATCACGTACGGCGCGTCGCTGTCCTGGCCGATCGCGGCGAACCCGGCCGGCTGGAAGTGCAACCAGACCACCAAGACCTGTACCGCGCTCACTCCGACCCGCCCTGCTCCCCTGTACGCCGCCTTCCCGGTGCCCCAGGACAGCTCGGCAGCCGCCCGGACGTACAGCGTGAGCGCGACGGCAGGCCTGGTCTCGGACACCGATTCGGAGACGCTGGCACCGACCCAGCTGGACGAGTCACTGCTCCGGATCGTCACGCCGGATCCGCGGCAGGACCCGAATCCCTTTGTCTACAACCGGTTCCTGGTGATCCAGGGCGCGACCGGCCGGGTCACCCTGGAGATCGCCTGGGGCCGTAAGCTCAGCTTCCTGTCCAACGTGGATCCCGGCTGGACCTGCTCACGCTCGACCGACATCCGCCGCGCGACCTGCTGGACCGACCACTACACCAGACCCTTCAACAGCGAATGGGCAGCGTGGCCCGGCTCCGGCACCGCCAACCAACTGACAGTCACGGCGTCCACCGTCGGCCGCCACGACACGGACACCATCCCCATCCCGCCTTCCTCCAGCCACCGCTAG